In Treponema primitia ZAS-2, a genomic segment contains:
- a CDS encoding TolC family protein, with protein MLRTNIVLALLCGLVVMTANAGEYDLESYLRRVEQNNPDLSLAYKELDLAKENVVQARSALLPNIGAQGSYTRNLQDIKQSAPVAADLTTGRIIRQDIDSNYDNELTLGVGVNQTIFDAAALSRYNQARKGREIQEQALETRRQNLRAAAKKLYARTQLAVAVVHIMEASEHTSEEIYQSIERKYKAGVATELDLLMAEVDWKSKIPTTAESRKNAELATIAFKNLGWIPLSEEVVLTETDEALPVIPGTPQLNAVFSGRPDYRALLLNRELSDIGQRAAMSAFLPTVSGGFSFAFGGMGNDSLTGDYDYTSMQLKLGVNIPLFAGGYRLSRMKSAKTEQEKAALSLIKKQMEIESELIEIRLNLDEASERINSARLIEAMARRAVALAQTAYINGAATQLSVTEAINKLDQASLGLHSAIFEYRSAYYDWELATGIVR; from the coding sequence ATGCTGCGAACTAACATTGTACTTGCGCTATTATGCGGATTAGTCGTCATGACGGCTAACGCCGGGGAATATGACCTTGAGTCTTATTTAAGAAGGGTTGAGCAAAACAACCCCGACCTTTCCCTTGCATACAAAGAGCTTGATCTTGCAAAGGAAAATGTCGTACAGGCGCGATCCGCCCTGCTGCCGAATATAGGCGCACAGGGCAGTTATACCCGCAATTTGCAGGACATTAAACAGTCAGCACCGGTAGCCGCCGACCTTACGACCGGACGCATTATCCGGCAGGACATTGATTCCAATTACGACAATGAGCTTACCTTGGGCGTTGGCGTTAACCAAACCATTTTTGATGCCGCCGCCCTGTCGCGGTATAACCAGGCGCGAAAGGGCCGGGAGATACAGGAGCAAGCCTTGGAAACAAGGCGGCAAAACCTACGGGCCGCCGCAAAAAAACTGTATGCCCGAACCCAGCTTGCGGTTGCAGTGGTTCATATCATGGAAGCATCCGAACATACCAGTGAAGAAATCTACCAAAGCATTGAACGAAAATACAAGGCCGGGGTAGCCACCGAGTTAGACCTTCTTATGGCGGAGGTAGACTGGAAATCGAAAATCCCCACCACCGCCGAATCCCGTAAAAACGCCGAGTTGGCAACTATCGCTTTTAAGAACCTTGGGTGGATTCCCCTTTCGGAAGAGGTCGTTCTTACTGAGACCGACGAAGCCCTGCCCGTCATTCCCGGCACGCCGCAACTGAACGCCGTATTTTCAGGGCGTCCCGATTATCGTGCATTGCTTTTGAACCGCGAACTGAGCGATATAGGTCAAAGGGCGGCGATGAGCGCGTTTCTGCCCACTGTCTCTGGCGGCTTTTCTTTTGCTTTCGGCGGCATGGGAAATGATTCGTTAACCGGCGATTATGATTACACCTCCATGCAGCTCAAGCTCGGCGTAAACATACCGCTCTTTGCAGGCGGATACCGACTTTCCCGCATGAAAAGCGCCAAAACAGAACAGGAAAAAGCTGCCCTCAGCTTGATAAAAAAGCAGATGGAAATAGAAAGTGAACTGATTGAAATACGGTTAAACCTTGACGAGGCATCGGAGCGCATAAACTCCGCCCGGCTTATCGAAGCCATGGCTCGACGGGCGGTCGCCCTGGCGCAGACCGCGTATATCAATGGAGCAGCCACACAACTATCCGTAACTGAGGCAATCAACAAGCTCGATCAGGCAAGCCTGGGGCTTCATAGCGCAATATTTGAGTATCGTTCGGCCTATTACGACTGGGAATTGGCCACAGGAATAGTGAGGTAG
- a CDS encoding MarR family winged helix-turn-helix transcriptional regulator — MKNELHNELLRSLFMLKKFTHTFHPATLAKEDEMNLASFTLLYYIKEHSGDLSGEKIRNELSVTKPAVSQMLASLEKKGFLTRETNKENRRCIVLSLTEKGTNFIEKTEKETEKRLAGIISRFGKNETRSLITLINRFLSITGEPGISDQ; from the coding sequence ATGAAAAATGAACTGCACAATGAATTACTGCGATCCCTTTTCATGTTAAAAAAATTTACCCATACCTTCCACCCGGCAACCCTTGCTAAAGAAGATGAGATGAACCTGGCGTCATTTACCCTGCTCTATTATATTAAGGAACACAGCGGGGATTTGAGCGGTGAAAAAATCAGAAACGAACTATCGGTTACAAAACCCGCAGTTTCGCAAATGCTTGCTTCCCTCGAGAAAAAAGGTTTTTTAACCCGTGAAACCAACAAAGAAAACCGGAGATGCATCGTGCTTTCCCTCACCGAAAAAGGAACCAACTTTATCGAAAAGACGGAAAAGGAAACCGAAAAACGACTTGCGGGAATTATCAGCCGCTTTGGCAAAAACGAAACCCGCAGCCTGATAACGCTGATCAACCGTTTCTTATCAATCACGGGAGAACCCGGCATTTCTGATCAGTAA
- a CDS encoding Rrf2 family transcriptional regulator, which produces MQIGTKFSIAIHILLCVEVFKGEYKVTSDFIAASAKTNAVIIRKFMGLLNKAGLIEIARGKGGGITLMKPPEQITLYDIYCAIEPVENDSLFKIHKNSTPQCPVGGNIITLLDPYFQKAQNAMESNLTQCTLQNLLDDLTTLRS; this is translated from the coding sequence ATGCAAATAGGGACGAAATTTTCTATTGCGATACATATCTTATTGTGTGTTGAAGTATTTAAGGGTGAATATAAAGTTACCAGTGATTTTATAGCGGCAAGTGCCAAAACCAATGCGGTAATAATCCGTAAATTTATGGGACTTCTAAATAAAGCCGGTTTAATTGAAATAGCCCGTGGGAAAGGCGGCGGGATTACATTAATGAAACCGCCTGAACAAATTACATTATATGATATTTATTGTGCTATTGAACCGGTAGAAAATGACAGTCTTTTTAAAATACATAAAAATTCAACGCCCCAATGCCCTGTCGGTGGAAATATTATAACCTTGCTTGATCCTTATTTTCAAAAAGCCCAAAATGCCATGGAAAGTAATTTAACCCAATGTACGTTACAAAATTTATTAGATGATTTAACTACATTACGTTCTTAA
- a CDS encoding efflux RND transporter permease subunit → MNAVDLSIKRPVLTIMVLLAFVIFGILAYVSLPVSLFPDMSGAMVTIQTIYPGASPQVVETQLTKKIEDQVFAIGDLDSITSYSMDSASVITASFKFGKDENAALQEVKDKVEVIIADLPPDAKRPAISKIDIASAIPVMQIVLEGDMDSTELYTLASTTIGDQLSQVSGVGSINLSGGDKREITVELNRATVFERAVPIEQIAGLLAAANLELPGGSIETADQDIPVRFKGEFTSLEEISNLDVPTTEGVFKLRQLGDVRDTHTVVRERTILLDKGAGTRNEGAILLSVVKNPTANSLDVIDGVIKRIPRIEAESGGHIRLKVIQEDATFIRNAVNDTLGNVVLGIIFTALVLFFFLHDARSTLIVALAMPFSVIATFFIMKPLGIGINVLSLMGLSCATGTLVANSVVVLENIFRYKEQGLSRHESASRGTREVMLAVFASTLTNVAVFVPLGNMGGGMGKILSDFAFTIVISTVFSIIVSFTLTPLMASRILPATVKQDGPLGRKLESLFKKWEDLYGRSISFLLKRKRRSALVVAVVLVVFILSIAAFPLLNIELMAKSDGGKIQVDVELPQGSDLDATAAVLAEIEERLAAYTEVETVLTALGSMGSMTQDVSVARVDIALVPKKERTRSNSDIAAAMTATLKDIPGAAIRVLPPSEIVISQGAPIDLYLQGTDNEVLQDLGNRLKNRIEKVPGAMNVMMNSKAGKTELLFEPNRKRLSEDGLTVQAVAVSLRAAVDGLVTTTYKENGQEYDIRVKLADSALTDIEDLRNIPIVSRAGVNPLSWYADIRFDNGYNMIMRVNRFRTVEITSELLPGYSQSSSLSAVMKAAGEIKLPEGYTLKQTGMSEAMGDSIVDMLLVFVIAVLLVYMLLAAVLESIIQPLFILATVPLSLIGVIVGCLITNTVLNVVSMLGIIMLVGVVVNNAILILDYYNKLKREGKGVQEALIKACPTKLKPILMSNIAIVLGMLPMALGIGESMAEIRQPMGVVIIGGIISATFLTLWLIPSLEYVRTSRSKLNVQANKEGINAAN, encoded by the coding sequence ATGAATGCAGTCGATCTTTCCATCAAGCGGCCGGTCCTTACCATTATGGTTCTTCTGGCTTTTGTAATCTTCGGTATCCTGGCCTATGTTTCCCTGCCCGTGAGCCTCTTCCCCGATATGTCGGGCGCCATGGTAACAATTCAAACCATATACCCCGGAGCAAGCCCCCAGGTAGTAGAAACCCAGCTTACCAAAAAGATAGAGGATCAGGTCTTTGCCATCGGGGACCTCGATTCTATAACATCCTATTCCATGGACAGCGCTTCGGTGATTACCGCTTCCTTTAAGTTTGGGAAGGATGAAAATGCAGCCCTCCAGGAAGTGAAGGATAAAGTTGAAGTTATTATCGCCGATCTTCCGCCGGACGCCAAAAGGCCGGCAATTTCCAAGATAGATATTGCATCAGCCATCCCCGTTATGCAGATCGTGTTAGAAGGCGACATGGACAGCACGGAACTCTATACCCTGGCCTCAACTACCATAGGGGATCAGCTTTCCCAAGTTTCCGGTGTCGGGAGCATAAACCTTTCCGGTGGGGACAAACGGGAAATCACCGTGGAACTGAACCGGGCCACGGTGTTTGAACGCGCGGTTCCCATTGAACAGATTGCGGGCCTCCTGGCGGCGGCGAATCTGGAACTTCCCGGCGGATCAATTGAAACTGCGGATCAGGATATACCCGTCCGGTTCAAGGGGGAATTTACTTCCCTGGAAGAAATTAGCAATCTGGATGTTCCCACCACCGAGGGGGTTTTCAAACTCCGGCAGCTTGGGGATGTCAGGGATACCCATACTGTTGTCAGGGAGCGCACAATTCTATTGGACAAAGGAGCGGGAACCCGGAACGAGGGCGCCATCCTTTTAAGTGTGGTTAAGAACCCTACCGCCAACAGCCTTGATGTGATCGACGGGGTGATAAAACGTATCCCCCGGATTGAAGCTGAATCAGGCGGCCATATACGGCTTAAGGTCATTCAGGAAGACGCAACGTTTATACGAAATGCAGTAAATGATACCCTGGGCAATGTGGTACTGGGCATTATCTTTACAGCCCTTGTACTGTTTTTTTTCCTCCATGACGCCCGTTCTACCCTCATTGTCGCCCTGGCCATGCCTTTCTCCGTTATCGCCACCTTCTTTATCATGAAGCCCCTGGGCATCGGCATCAATGTGCTTTCCCTCATGGGCCTTTCCTGCGCCACCGGAACCCTGGTCGCCAATTCAGTGGTAGTACTGGAAAATATTTTCCGGTATAAGGAGCAGGGTCTGTCCCGGCATGAATCGGCGTCCAGGGGAACGCGGGAAGTGATGCTGGCGGTCTTTGCCTCCACCCTGACCAATGTGGCGGTATTTGTCCCCCTGGGTAATATGGGCGGCGGCATGGGAAAGATACTTTCCGACTTTGCCTTCACCATTGTTATTTCCACGGTGTTTTCCATTATCGTCTCCTTTACCCTGACCCCGCTTATGGCATCCCGGATACTGCCGGCAACGGTTAAACAGGACGGCCCTCTGGGAAGAAAACTGGAAAGTCTATTCAAAAAATGGGAAGATCTGTATGGACGTTCCATTTCATTCCTGCTAAAACGGAAACGGCGCAGCGCCCTTGTAGTTGCGGTAGTATTGGTGGTTTTCATCCTCAGTATTGCGGCTTTTCCCCTGCTCAACATTGAACTCATGGCCAAGAGCGACGGGGGAAAAATTCAGGTTGATGTGGAACTTCCCCAGGGGAGCGACCTTGACGCTACCGCAGCGGTACTCGCGGAGATCGAAGAACGGCTTGCCGCATATACGGAAGTGGAGACGGTCCTTACTGCTCTGGGCTCCATGGGTTCCATGACACAGGATGTGAGCGTTGCGCGGGTAGACATAGCCTTGGTCCCCAAAAAAGAGCGGACCCGGAGCAACAGCGATATTGCCGCCGCCATGACCGCAACTTTGAAGGATATACCCGGCGCGGCTATCCGGGTTTTGCCTCCATCGGAAATTGTCATAAGCCAGGGCGCCCCCATCGACCTGTACCTCCAGGGAACAGATAATGAAGTTCTACAGGACCTTGGGAATCGGCTTAAGAACCGTATCGAAAAAGTCCCCGGCGCCATGAACGTCATGATGAATTCCAAAGCGGGCAAGACAGAACTGCTCTTTGAACCAAACCGCAAACGGCTTTCCGAGGACGGCCTTACGGTACAGGCCGTGGCAGTTTCCCTGCGGGCCGCAGTGGACGGCCTGGTGACAACCACTTATAAAGAGAACGGACAGGAATACGATATACGGGTCAAACTTGCCGATTCGGCCCTTACAGATATTGAAGATCTGCGAAACATACCCATCGTTTCCCGCGCTGGGGTCAATCCCCTGTCCTGGTATGCGGATATACGCTTTGACAACGGCTATAACATGATCATGCGGGTAAACCGTTTCCGCACCGTGGAAATCACCTCCGAATTATTGCCCGGTTATTCCCAGAGTTCTTCCCTCTCTGCGGTTATGAAAGCTGCCGGGGAAATAAAACTCCCCGAAGGGTACACCTTAAAACAGACCGGTATGTCCGAGGCCATGGGAGACTCCATCGTGGATATGCTTTTGGTATTTGTGATCGCAGTACTCCTGGTGTATATGCTCCTTGCCGCAGTCCTGGAAAGCATCATCCAGCCCCTGTTCATCCTTGCCACGGTTCCCCTTTCCCTCATCGGGGTTATTGTGGGATGCCTCATAACCAATACGGTATTAAACGTGGTTTCCATGCTTGGTATTATCATGCTCGTGGGTGTGGTAGTAAATAACGCTATCCTTATTCTGGATTACTATAACAAGCTCAAACGGGAAGGAAAAGGGGTACAGGAAGCGCTTATTAAAGCCTGTCCAACCAAGCTCAAACCAATCCTGATGAGTAATATTGCCATCGTCCTGGGTATGCTCCCCATGGCTTTAGGGATAGGCGAATCAATGGCGGAGATTAGGCAGCCCATGGGGGTGGTTATCATCGGCGGTATTATATCCGCAACCTTTCTGACCCTCTGGCTTATCCCATCACTGGAATATGTGCGTACAAGCCGTTCAAAGTTAAACGTTCAGGCGAACAAGGAGGGTATCAATGCTGCGAACTAA
- a CDS encoding helix-turn-helix transcriptional regulator produces the protein MDQPAKEYYTYQEVAEKFGVSDRTVWRWVVTGTIKARRFSRQIVRIPVAEIDGPPIETKLSREEQ, from the coding sequence ATGGATCAACCAGCGAAGGAATACTACACTTACCAGGAAGTCGCCGAAAAATTCGGCGTGTCAGACCGTACCGTGTGGCGGTGGGTGGTGACAGGGACGATAAAGGCCCGGCGTTTTTCCCGGCAAATTGTCCGGATCCCGGTAGCGGAAATCGACGGTCCCCCGATTGAAACAAAACTGAGTAGGGAAGAACAATGA
- a CDS encoding site-specific integrase, with protein sequence MKGLTRRPNGRKRGQAIGREYCYANHGFIERHIKPRVQGLHLREVTAQDLDRLQLQIKKETKLKAKTVNSILAAVCIPIREAFRVGRVSHNPAQKFRGLGRDDDPRGILSSAELKKLFAEPWETEAHRLAVALSHATGMRLGEILAIGLEDITLDFEEKPVLWVRKSWSTVSGHK encoded by the coding sequence TTGAAGGGTTTAACCCGCCGACCGAACGGGAGGAAAAGGGGCCAGGCCATAGGCCGTGAATACTGCTATGCAAATCACGGTTTTATTGAACGCCATATTAAGCCCCGCGTACAGGGATTACATCTGCGGGAAGTGACAGCCCAGGATTTGGATCGGTTACAGCTTCAGATTAAAAAAGAAACCAAACTCAAGGCAAAGACCGTCAATTCAATCCTGGCCGCTGTCTGTATACCAATTCGCGAAGCCTTCAGGGTTGGAAGAGTATCCCATAACCCGGCGCAAAAATTTCGCGGCCTTGGGCGCGATGACGATCCCCGGGGGATCCTTTCAAGCGCGGAACTGAAAAAGCTCTTTGCAGAACCCTGGGAGACGGAAGCCCACAGGTTAGCTGTGGCGCTCTCGCACGCCACCGGGATGCGCCTGGGAGAAATACTTGCCATAGGGCTGGAGGATATAACCCTGGACTTCGAGGAGAAGCCGGTGTTATGGGTCCGGAAAAGCTGGTCTACAGTATCGGGCCATAAGTGA
- a CDS encoding DUF4421 family protein: MYNHRNHSLRSVFTMSEKQTVSNGSLLYGFGVFYTSIYSKNEDMARYNERIHIVHFGPTAGYSYTWILPGNMFLNTGLNIGANLGINTTDTKMLFMPQINPKITFGHHNASWSINMVMGCNASVLLWNMGNFDVLIPATMSMTFSKRF, translated from the coding sequence ATATATAATCATAGAAACCATTCGCTCCGTTCAGTATTTACCATGTCTGAAAAACAAACAGTATCAAATGGAAGTTTGCTTTACGGTTTCGGGGTATTTTACACGTCCATATATTCAAAGAACGAGGACATGGCACGTTATAACGAGCGGATACATATTGTGCACTTTGGGCCAACGGCAGGGTATTCATACACATGGATACTTCCGGGAAATATGTTTTTGAATACAGGTCTTAATATTGGGGCAAACCTGGGAATAAATACAACTGATACGAAAATGCTTTTTATGCCCCAGATAAATCCCAAAATTACCTTCGGTCATCACAATGCTTCATGGTCAATCAATATGGTGATGGGCTGCAATGCATCGGTACTTTTATGGAACATGGGCAATTTTGATGTATTAATCCCGGCTACCATGAGCATGACGTTTTCAAAACGATTTTAG
- a CDS encoding MATE family efflux transporter, giving the protein MAQMGNKNLHLMESTPVWTAIIRLALPMMFSMIAQLVYNMTDTFFIGQTGDPNMVAGISLAMPLFMVSQGIGNIFGVGASSYISRMLGAREAETAKRTNAVSFYTTIMAGFVITIALLLFRKPILHVIGTSDATFVHADSYFSIISSFIVIALLNISLAGQIRSEGATDKAMVGTLIGIIINIILDPVFISVLNMGTAGAAWATVIGQAASLGYLLWCFISPHTMLSIHPRDFKPSGKIYREILKIGLPAALSNIVMSLAMAVRNLMAASYGDMVIAGMGVTIRVESLSFMLIMALAMGYQPFAGFNYGAKNYGRLKKGMKITLVYTTALALFFVGVFALAGRSIIALFINDAQTIAAGATFLHAFLFGLPVMGIQMTIMITFQALGKPVLGTIVSLGRQCLFYIPLVYVLNHFSGFEGFVYSQPLADIATTVVALILVSGLLKELKHHEK; this is encoded by the coding sequence ATGGCGCAAATGGGCAATAAGAACTTACATCTAATGGAATCAACGCCGGTTTGGACCGCCATTATCCGGCTTGCGCTCCCGATGATGTTCAGCATGATCGCCCAGTTGGTCTACAATATGACCGATACATTTTTTATCGGGCAAACCGGAGACCCGAACATGGTGGCTGGGATTTCTCTGGCAATGCCCCTTTTTATGGTGTCCCAGGGTATCGGGAACATATTCGGCGTGGGGGCCTCAAGTTATATTTCCCGTATGCTCGGCGCACGGGAAGCAGAAACCGCAAAACGTACTAACGCGGTATCTTTTTACACAACTATCATGGCAGGCTTTGTTATTACGATTGCGCTGCTTCTGTTCCGTAAGCCGATTTTACATGTCATCGGAACGAGTGACGCAACATTTGTACACGCGGATAGTTATTTTTCGATTATTTCTTCGTTTATTGTAATTGCGCTGCTCAATATTTCGCTGGCGGGACAAATCCGGAGCGAAGGTGCTACCGATAAGGCAATGGTTGGTACACTCATCGGCATCATCATTAACATCATTCTTGACCCGGTGTTTATTTCGGTTTTAAACATGGGAACCGCAGGCGCGGCATGGGCCACCGTGATAGGACAGGCCGCTTCGCTTGGGTATCTCCTGTGGTGTTTTATATCCCCCCATACTATGCTTTCGATACACCCCAGGGATTTTAAGCCTTCCGGGAAAATATACAGAGAAATTCTTAAAATCGGGCTGCCCGCAGCGCTTTCAAATATTGTGATGAGCTTGGCAATGGCGGTGCGGAACCTTATGGCCGCAAGCTACGGGGACATGGTAATTGCCGGTATGGGGGTTACCATCCGGGTTGAAAGTTTAAGCTTCATGTTGATAATGGCCCTGGCCATGGGATACCAGCCCTTCGCCGGATTCAATTACGGGGCTAAAAATTATGGGCGCCTTAAAAAGGGCATGAAAATAACCCTTGTATATACCACCGCTTTGGCGTTATTTTTTGTCGGTGTCTTTGCCCTGGCAGGCCGCAGCATCATTGCGCTTTTTATCAATGACGCCCAAACGATTGCGGCGGGGGCAACCTTTTTACACGCCTTTTTATTCGGACTCCCTGTTATGGGGATTCAAATGACGATTATGATAACCTTTCAGGCCCTTGGCAAGCCGGTACTGGGGACGATTGTATCCCTGGGGAGACAGTGTTTGTTTTATATTCCCCTGGTGTATGTACTTAATCATTTTTCGGGATTCGAAGGCTTTGTGTATTCACAGCCCCTTGCGGATATAGCTACTACCGTGGTCGCGCTTATTTTGGTGTCCGGCCTTTTAAAGGAGTTAAAACACCATGAAAAATGA
- a CDS encoding efflux RND transporter periplasmic adaptor subunit, which yields MRNAFLLIPALAVLLAACSAGKDNLAEAKSMEQLYSENGFPVRVRRLEPEDFSVYLKYPTVLDAQSESTAYASLSDVVRNIAVKVGDQVKQDQVILSFSENNRTLQQARLSYENAEAAYKRSEVLYATSDISRQDFDNSRMQYELARASLDAARDMIYVKAPIAGTLIHLNVRATENVNPGTPLFTVSNQNGLVTRFYVGVNEINLIKNGARVYIDGLESVDISNFNWKLNSQQVTFDGRVSQVALLMDSRKRAFPVSAFFDITDLMALNQARPFISGMSIDIVVETYRNEKALVVSRKELLKTDSGYAAYVARDNKAQRVDVQVGHERGLDFEITGGLESGDLLIYDGIQSLSDNIKLNIVETAQAVTR from the coding sequence ATGCGTAATGCCTTTTTGTTGATACCTGCCCTGGCGGTCTTACTGGCGGCTTGCTCCGCCGGTAAGGACAATCTAGCGGAAGCTAAAAGCATGGAACAGCTTTATAGCGAAAACGGGTTCCCGGTCAGGGTGCGGCGGCTTGAACCGGAAGATTTTTCGGTTTATCTGAAATATCCCACGGTCCTGGACGCCCAGTCGGAATCCACCGCCTACGCTTCCCTCAGTGATGTGGTCAGGAATATAGCCGTAAAAGTCGGGGATCAGGTCAAGCAGGATCAGGTGATTCTGTCTTTTTCTGAAAACAACCGGACACTGCAGCAAGCCCGGCTCAGTTATGAAAATGCCGAAGCCGCCTATAAGCGGAGCGAAGTTCTCTACGCCACCTCAGATATTTCCCGCCAGGATTTTGATAATTCCCGAATGCAGTATGAACTGGCTAGGGCCAGCCTGGATGCGGCGCGGGACATGATCTATGTTAAAGCACCCATAGCGGGAACCCTTATCCATCTGAATGTCCGGGCAACAGAAAATGTGAATCCCGGGACGCCCCTTTTTACCGTGTCCAATCAGAATGGTTTGGTTACCCGTTTTTATGTAGGGGTCAACGAAATAAACCTCATAAAGAACGGGGCCAGGGTTTATATTGACGGGCTGGAAAGCGTCGACATTTCCAATTTCAACTGGAAGCTCAATTCCCAGCAGGTGACCTTTGACGGACGGGTAAGCCAGGTTGCCCTTTTGATGGACAGCAGGAAACGCGCCTTTCCGGTAAGCGCTTTTTTTGACATTACCGACCTTATGGCGTTGAATCAGGCGCGGCCCTTTATCAGCGGCATGAGCATTGATATTGTGGTAGAAACCTACCGGAACGAAAAGGCCCTGGTGGTTTCCCGCAAAGAATTGCTAAAGACCGATTCGGGATACGCAGCGTATGTCGCTCGGGATAACAAGGCGCAACGGGTCGATGTGCAGGTGGGGCATGAACGGGGCCTGGATTTTGAAATCACAGGCGGCCTGGAAAGCGGTGATCTCCTGATATATGACGGCATACAAAGTCTTTCTGATAACATAAAACTTAACATTGTAGAAACAGCCCAGGCGGTAACCCGATGA
- a CDS encoding pyridoxamine 5'-phosphate oxidase family protein, with protein sequence MFDFESVLKKNPNGVLATQDGAKIRTRVFQYLFADGKKVYFSTNSEKPVYAQLKAHPQVSFCTYPADFNPVVSVNGRAVFIEDLGLKTRALDENPMIKGRFKTPDNPTFKIFYIEAEEVETFSFTDGSKSYTL encoded by the coding sequence ATGTTTGATTTTGAATCGGTATTGAAGAAGAACCCCAACGGAGTGTTGGCGACACAGGACGGCGCGAAAATCAGGACACGGGTTTTCCAATACCTGTTTGCGGATGGGAAAAAAGTCTATTTCTCCACCAACAGTGAAAAGCCGGTCTATGCCCAGCTCAAAGCGCACCCACAGGTATCGTTTTGCACCTATCCGGCGGACTTTAACCCGGTAGTGTCCGTCAACGGCAGGGCGGTTTTTATCGAAGATTTGGGGCTCAAAACTCGTGCTCTTGACGAAAACCCCATGATAAAGGGGCGTTTTAAAACACCGGATAACCCCACCTTCAAAATTTTCTATATTGAAGCCGAAGAAGTGGAAACCTTCAGCTTTACCGATGGTTCGAAAAGTTATACACTCTAA
- a CDS encoding iron-sulfur cluster assembly scaffold protein has product MSDWLYSDTVKDHFTNPRNVLMEDESSYPADARGLTGNIICGDQMLMLLKIKDDIITDVRWKTYGCASAIASTSVLSEVIKGMNIRDAYNVKPDELVKKMGGLPAHKIHCSVLGDKALRKAIDDYLDKTGRSGLLKEASTVICTCLGITDKDLEDAYHKGARSWEDLQAATKIGTGCGKGECKKKALELLHEYAHIFAGE; this is encoded by the coding sequence ATGTCTGACTGGTTATATTCAGATACGGTTAAAGACCATTTTACCAACCCCAGGAACGTGCTCATGGAAGATGAATCTTCCTATCCAGCCGATGCCCGAGGGCTGACCGGAAATATCATCTGCGGCGATCAGATGCTGATGCTGCTGAAGATTAAGGATGATATCATCACCGATGTCCGTTGGAAGACCTACGGCTGCGCCAGCGCCATAGCCTCCACCAGCGTGCTTTCAGAGGTGATCAAGGGTATGAACATCAGGGACGCTTACAACGTCAAACCCGACGAACTGGTGAAAAAGATGGGCGGCCTGCCTGCCCACAAGATCCACTGCTCCGTCCTGGGTGACAAGGCCCTGCGTAAAGCCATCGACGACTACCTGGACAAGACAGGCCGCTCGGGGCTGCTCAAGGAAGCGTCCACGGTGATCTGCACCTGCCTGGGCATCACCGACAAGGACCTGGAAGACGCCTACCACAAGGGGGCCCGCTCCTGGGAGGATCTCCAGGCGGCCACCAAGATCGGTACCGGCTGCGGCAAAGGGGAGTGCAAGAAAAAAGCCCTGGAACTGCTTCACGAGTACGCCCATATTTTTGCGGGAGAATAG